The following are encoded in a window of Flavobacterium cupriresistens genomic DNA:
- a CDS encoding PorP/SprF family type IX secretion system membrane protein yields MKKLVLVLLFCSTAGFAQQDAQFTQYMYNTININPAYAGSRGVMSIFGLYRTQWVGLDGAPETSSFSLNTPINNNVGLGVSLVNDKIGPTNENNLSADFSYSIQTSATAKLSFGLKGSANIFKLDPTKLRPEHQGDPQFQDFKNKFSPNIGAGVYWHTDKAYVGLSVPNFIQTNRYDDNETAIYKDRINYYLIAGYVFNLDRYETIKFKPALMTKMVEGSPLQVDVSANFMFNDKFVIGAAYRWSASFSALAGFQITDNMYLGYSYDRETTRLVNYNSGSHEIFLRFEFLKNYSRITSPRFF; encoded by the coding sequence ATGAAAAAATTAGTTTTAGTTTTATTGTTTTGTTCTACTGCAGGTTTTGCCCAGCAAGATGCGCAGTTTACACAATACATGTATAATACCATCAATATAAATCCCGCTTATGCCGGTTCTCGCGGAGTTATGAGCATTTTCGGATTGTATCGCACCCAGTGGGTTGGACTTGATGGAGCACCCGAAACCAGTAGTTTTTCGTTAAATACACCAATAAACAATAATGTAGGTTTAGGAGTATCGTTAGTCAATGATAAAATTGGGCCTACAAATGAAAACAATCTGTCAGCTGATTTCTCTTACTCAATACAAACATCAGCAACTGCTAAACTTTCTTTTGGTCTTAAAGGTTCGGCCAACATATTCAAGCTGGATCCGACAAAATTAAGACCCGAGCATCAGGGAGATCCACAATTTCAGGATTTTAAGAATAAATTCTCTCCCAACATCGGAGCCGGAGTGTACTGGCATACAGATAAAGCCTATGTGGGATTATCCGTTCCTAATTTTATTCAGACCAATCGTTACGATGACAATGAGACTGCTATTTACAAAGACCGTATCAACTATTATTTGATAGCAGGTTATGTGTTTAATCTGGATCGTTATGAAACTATAAAATTCAAACCGGCATTAATGACCAAAATGGTAGAAGGTTCACCATTACAAGTAGATGTATCGGCTAATTTTATGTTCAACGATAAATTTGTAATCGGTGCTGCTTACAGATGGAGTGCTTCTTTTAGTGCTTTGGCAGGATTTCAGATAACCGATAATATGTATTTAGGGTATTCCTATGATCGGGAAACAACCCGATTGGTAAACTACAACTCAGGGTCGCATGAGATATTTCTGCGTTTTGAATTCTTAAAAAATTACAGCCGAATAACTTCACCAAGATTCTTCTAA